Genomic DNA from Aminobacterium mobile DSM 12262:
GTTCAACATACTGTCATTAAGAGTTAAAAGGTTAATATTATCGTAAATAATGGCCCCTTCTACCGTGACTTGGGGAGAAAGGAGCCCTGGGATAGCCATGAGGAGAGAGCTTTTCCCACTTCCAGATTCTCCTACAAGGCCCGTAATGGTGCCTTTATGGAGAGTTAGAGATACGTTCTTGATGGCGAGTACCTTGTTTTTCCCTTCATAGGTTACGGAGAGGTTGATTATATCAATCATGACCGCGCTTCCCCCTTCAAAAGAGGATCCACTCGTTCTTCTAAATATTTCCCCAGATCAAGAAAAACCAGACAGAGCAATGTAATCCCCAACCCTGGGGGAAGAAGTAGCCACCAGGCTCCTTGAGAGAAAGCGCCAAAAGCATAAGCTTCGTGAAGCATCCGCCCCCACGAAATGATGCGAGGATCTGAGAGCCCTAGAAAAGAGATACCTGCCTCAGATAGAATGGCGCCAGGAACTCCCAAGGCGATATTGGCCAAAAGCAGGGGGAGGGTTTCTGGTAGCAAGTGGCGCCAGAGAATATAATGAGTCGGAGCACCAAGACCTCGCAAGCCCTCGATGTAGCCGCTATCTCGCAGAGTAAGTGTCATTGCTCGAACTGTACGAGCCGTCCCCATCCATGAAAAAAGCGAAAGAATAAGAACCAATTGCCAAAGGCCCTTCCCCCAAAAAGCGGCTAAAACCATGAGGATGGGGAGGATTGGGATGGAGAGAAGCACATCTACACCTCTCATAATGAGGGCATCAAGCCATCCCCCAACATAACCACTTAAGAGTCCAAAAGAAAGGCCTAGAAAAGTGGCCAGAAAGGTTGCGCTGATCCCCACTATCAGGGAAACTCTCACCCCCTCTATAAAAAGGAGCAAGACATCTCGGCCGCGCTGATCTGTTCCTAACGCTCCCCACCGCCCTCCCTCTATATGTAAAGCGAGGTCTCCCTTTACAATATATTCTGGGTGATCAAAAGCAAGAGTGT
This window encodes:
- a CDS encoding ABC transporter permease, producing MELHRRWSFRVLLCLFFLAMVGPSLFSISPSDEVAPPFAKPLWLRHNLPPTIDLAISKNKGESSIAWTYSPPARLRLVGYIVATKPVSLLWIMPDRELFLLLFPQGETTLEIDGRDMAFKEMLGASPFAQVPQVLFPEEGEYTLAFDHPEYIVKGDLALHIEGGRWGALGTDQRGRDVLLLFIEGVRVSLIVGISATFLATFLGLSFGLLSGYVGGWLDALIMRGVDVLLSIPILPILMVLAAFWGKGLWQLVLILSLFSWMGTARTVRAMTLTLRDSGYIEGLRGLGAPTHYILWRHLLPETLPLLLANIALGVPGAILSEAGISFLGLSDPRIISWGRMLHEAYAFGAFSQGAWWLLLPPGLGITLLCLVFLDLGKYLEERVDPLLKGEARS